Genomic window (Sphaeramia orbicularis chromosome 7, fSphaOr1.1, whole genome shotgun sequence):
agacataagaacagctaatcataattaagtagcgccgcactgaaccaatcatgttagagccacgtcaagttaggttgatacacacagcacaggtgtaagagcagctgcagcacacacactaatgtttgggctgcagcgggacgTAATGAGTGTTCGCTCGGGGGAAACTTTGACCAAGAACTCGGGCGACTGgtttactgaaaagtagggtgcggcATAGCCAGGAGTctgacgttcaaagcatgttaagtttaatttttgtttacgccagttatggcagttaaggaacacacccccacatatatacccccGGCATTGTTTAGTGAAGATggcctgttttgtttgtgttctttcaaaacttgaaagcttttgcctgctggtcagacttttagtttagttttaaatatgtttgggttttttttatgtatgttttatttatctgatatGGTTGCATAatattcttcagcacatctgtcatgttcaaccagacagaaaataaattatatttacatcaaaaataaccttctgatgtcttcacaattaacctatgagtaacagaaaatttaagctggacaaaaatagtaatttgatttatattgtgatacacaTCGTTATTGTCTGATATGAAGAAATTggattgtgatatgatttttttttttccatatcacccagcctGAATaccatataccttgaaaacaacaGTCATCCATCACATGTCATTATGTTTCATCTCATCAATGTACGTAACATTCAGCATGTTCCACTGCTGAAACAGGTAATTTCCCCAAAAAAATTATAGTTCAGCGTTTTCTGAATAAAAACCAACGAATGActgaaaacaaattttaaaaaagagaaagaatGTTTTGTTTCATAGTACTTATTTACATGCATCTAGTTCAACAtgtgaaataaataagaaatgttGAAGTATTAGTGAACTGAACTTTGTTTGATGTGACAGCCAGGTTAAAGGCATAAGGGTGTAAAATGAGTGATGACTATACTTGTATGAGCAGTGCATCAGCTTTCATATTTGTTTTAGATCTTCATTCAAACAGTATTTATATGTTTGTAATAACACAAATATTAAATGCCAAATGTGTCTGAAGTCACTGACTTGTTGGCGCCGCCCAGTTTTTTGCGAATCTCTTCCATTTCGTGGTTTTTATCGTTGACTTCAGACTTCTTGGTGAGGTgctggttcttcaggtcctgCAGCTGGGCCATTGTTTCATCGATGATCTTCATGTGCCTGTGCTCCTCCTACAGACAGAAACATAACAGCAGACAAGCAGGTACGATTACACATCACCTCAGACTTCATGTCAGACATTGGGACTGTTTAGACTGCCCTCCTTTACCTTCTTCAGTCGCTCTATTTCAGCCTCGTCCTTCTTGACGGTCTGCTCCCACATCATGACCTTCTCCTGGTCCTCCTTCAGCTGGTTCTTCTCGTAGTCCACCTGGATACCAAGGCGGGTCTTCTGAGTCTCAAACTCGAGACTGAAACAAAAAGGTGTCAGAAACAACATCAGATTAGACCACGTATAAAACCTGGAATATTTTAATTTACCATGTGGACAGAATTCACCAGCTCTACAACAGAACTGAAAGAAACTCACCGCTTCTTTGCAATCTCATTCTGCCTCTTCACCTTCTCCTCTTCAAACTCTCTGATGTTTCTGACGCCGATCTCCTTACAGAACTCTACAAAAACCTCATCCTCCACCTAGGAACCATTACAACACCAACATTACTCCCATCTGGCTATATGTATAAAGAGGAACATAATGTGACCTAGTTTTGACCTCTTCATCTCACCAGATTCATACGATCCCTCAGGTCAGTGATCTCCCTTTCACGAGACTGGATGATCCTCTTTATGTCGTTGATGCGAGGGCCAAAGTTTGCCAATTCACTCTCCAGCTTAGACTTTTCCTGCATTATACAGTTTAACGGTTTTTATTCACAGTAACAACCACTaaggaaaaaactgaaaagaaCAGAATACAGATTAAATGAGCTGTAACCAGGCTGTACCTGCATGTTAAGGGAGAGGTGGCGGGTTTTTGTCTGTTCCAGGTCACTCTGGGAGTATTTCAGCCTCATCTGTAGACCGTGAGCCTGAGATTGCACCTGACGCAGCTCAGCCTCCTTCCTCTTGGCCTTCATTTGCTCCTGCAAAGACAAACAGGAAGGGCAAATATGAGAGAGTTTACATCAAATGAAACGGAAACCGTGTAGAGTGAAAGGACCAAAAGCACAACCTTAAAAacatagaatagattagattagaatggaCTGTTCTCACTGCTAGCCTTACGAAGGAGGTTCCATATCCTTTGTTGCACAACAGCCAAGTTCAGAAACAGTTTCATTGCACATGCCATAAGACTGCTGAACTCAACATAATATCCCCCCTCCTTCTTCACCTACACAGGACTGTTCCAACGTGCAAGATAACTGTGCAATATTCTGTActgaaaattgactttttttttaaattagagaACCAGTTTTTTTATACTCACACACagtttttttatttgcatatttattctatcttgtaaacattatcctgtatatatagtgcctgtttatttttattgctgctgcctgctgagaCAACTGCATTGAGATTTCATTTTAGATGTAAAATCTGGAACAAcaaataaagtctaagtctatgattagattagactagatgagACTTCATATTGATCCCACAATCaagaaattcactggtcaagacAGCAACAGAATGAAGTACAAGgaaaaaagtgtgcatgcataaacatggtgcaaatatatatatatatatatatatatatatatatatatatatatatatatatatatatatatatatatatatatatatataaaataataatagtaataaaaattaTACAGACTACATTCATATTTACGCAAGAGTGGAATTGCAAAAAGTCAGACAGTACAGGAGAGACACACAGGACAGAGTTACACTGTTGCCTTGTACAGTCTGACAGTGGTGGGATGAACGACCTGCAATAGCACTCTTTCCTACACTGTGGGTGTATTAGTCTTAATCTGccactgaaggagctgctcagagCCTCCACGGTCTGATGCAGTGGGTGAGAGGTGCTgtccatgatggatgtcagcttggCTAACATCCTCATCTCACCCACCTAATAATAAAATTATCAAAGTTACCTTGAGCTCTTCAGTGAGTTTCTCCTTTTTCTCTTTGAGCTTGTCCACTGCCTTCTCATCCCACCTCCTGGCCTTGGCCTTCAGGTCACTGGCACCTCCAGAGATGACTCCAGACTTTTGGAAGAGAGTACCATCCAGGGCTACCGTCTGAGGTGGAACAGAGGCGGAGAGATTAAATTAAAGCCCTCACATTAattcaataattgaacataatgaGGAGCCTTTTATTCCAGTATTATTAACAATATTCAGCAAGTCTTAGCCAAAGTGTTACTTGATAGCTGCGTACCTTGTGTCTGTATGGTCCTCCAAAAGCAATCCTTCGTGCATCTTCTACATTCTCACAGACCAGAGCATTGCCACAAGCGTACTGCAAGGCTTTTTTAATGTGAGGGGGCTCATAGCGGATCACATCAATCACCAGCTTGGCTCCACGCAATTCTCTCAGTTTCTCATCTGTTGGCTTAACCTTTAATAACACAGGAGGAAGTCATGTGTTTCTTAGCAATTCTTAGCAAGAAAGTGACAGCAGTTGGCTAAAACTGTGCACCAATAATAGCAGAATTTTAATCAGTAGCTCTTTAAAAATCCATAGctttgtgcatttcatcagtattgattctagaatgaaaaatcctgtTTTTCTTCTCCCTTGTGTTTATCAAATCTGATGCTTCCATTCAGGTTTGACGCTGTGATACTGTACATGACATGCTCACCTCAAGGTAGTCAAGTGGCAGGAAGGTCTCAGgttctcctctctgctccttAATGTACTGAATACAGTCTCTGCCGGTCTTCTCAGAGTCAACGATGATGGCGTCCATGTTTTTTCCCAACACTTTGGTCACAGCAATCTGATACTTCTTCTGAGTGGGCTGGCACAGGTCAATCAGACGACCATACTGGAGAAAGGAAAACAGAGACACTGGCATTTTAGCGACCGGGTATACAGAAAGGATCGCCAATAAAGGAAACCAAGAACAAATGTGAATACTTTGTACAATAGTGTCTGGGTTGTGGAACAGGATCATACAGGCATGAGACAATAGAGAGATGTTTTTGTTTCACACTGTGCTTAAACATTTCTTTTGCTGTTTGAAATTGAACTTCATTATTTTGATGCTTTTCAACACAGCATGGATCAAGGCAAGAGAATTACATGAAGGCAATACTAATAAACAATGGAGGACAGTAAATGTAGCACAGAATGAGGTAGCTCTGAAAAGGGACTCCAACTGGCCAAGAAAAAATAAGGGGCTCCTGTTTGAAAGAGGAGCTACTTCTAACACATGGATGTGGTTTGGGAATAGAAAAGTCTTAGAACATTTCTGTTTTGCAAATCAGACAGTCATAGAGTTTAATAGTCATGCATGTTTGATTTAGAGGTTAGCAAATATTTATTTGTTGCATTACGGATAAGGTCAATTAAGTCTTTATATTTGAACATCTTacatttttaaacaaatattttttaactaaaaggacaaaaatgacaaacaatCAAATGTAATAATAAAGAGGCCTTTcgatttgtgtattttgttttgtataaagTACAATACATTGAAGTTAGAGAAAGATATGAAATTATCTATATCATGACACATAACTTGAATATCAGACTCTTACTAGCATCATGTTTGTCTTACCACAGAACCAGGGTACAGCCTTTTGATGCTCTCCATGATCTCAGCTTTACGCTGCTGCCGACTGTTCTCCTGCCTGTCGATCCTGGCATCTCCCAGCTGCTCCATTACCTACAAAttggaaaaaatttttttttgattagACATGTTTGGTGTTTCCAAAGGTGTAAGTGAGATTGTTATAAATAGATGTGGCATTGTGATGGAACTGACAATGTGCAAGCTGGCATACAGACATGCCAATCAGTAATATTTTTAGCCATACTTTTACTTTGCCTGCTGACATATCAGACAGTCAGTTATGAAAAAGGTCTAACGAATCCCCTGGAGAAATTGTTTTCCTTCCTTCCCACCAGTCAGTGCAGACACACCTGATGGCAACATTTTCTTGCTTCTTTGCACTATTTGTATTGAGTACCTGGTTAAGTTCCATGTTGATCTCATCGATCCTCCTCTTGGCCATTTCCACCTCTTCAGTCAGCTCCTCCTCCATGCGCTTCTGCTCATCTAGAGACTGCCTGAAGAGCATTATGAAAAGAAGATGTGAATTCTATGAAATGAAGAATGCTATAAAATCCATAAGCTGCTTGTGAATGTAAAGTAAACATCAATCATTCACTATTATAAATAGTACAGTAGACGATGCCCTGCATACCTGCTGGTGGTGATGTAATCCTCTAATTTCTCAATACGCTtctggttttcttcaatttcacgGATCTTCTGTTTGATTTTggccttgagaaaaaaaaaatcatatatattattatttacatttaaatcaCACCATTTGTCAAGACACAGGCAAATGTCTTCCTGTTTGCATGAATGTTTTCTTAATCTGTCCTGCctggataaataaaaaataaaaataaaatctaatctacCTCTGTCTCcactttcttcctttcttccaaATCAAGGCGATCCTGGTCGGCCTTTTGGTCACGATTGAACTTTTCCAGCTCCTGGGCCAGGGTCGCTGCACGTTTACTGGCCTCTTCCTTCAGCCGGTGGTACTGCTTGACCTAGAGATCACATTCACAGGTGGAAGAAATAAGAGACGGTCGAAGAAACATTTCATTTTAATATGCCCTCCCAATATGCTATATACACTCAAGATAACCACTTTTAAACCTTAAACAACTTAAACTCTAATCAAAAATATTTGACTTCACTTCAGCTTTCTGTGTTTGACTCAGACCATAGTATATCAGACCTGATTCTCCTCCAGGGTCAGGTCCTGGCCCTGGCTCTGCGCCTCTTCCTCCATGCGCTCCTCGAACTCTTGCTTAGCCAACTCAACAGCCCTCATCTCTTTATCCAGCTCATCCATATCACCCTTGCGCTTTTTATACATTTTCTGGGCGTTTTGTAATGATTTGCGTGCTGCCTCAAGCTTCTTGATCTTGTGTGAAGTATTTTCTTTGGCCTTGATGTACTGCGGCCTCTTTTGGTTCAGCTCAGAGTCCTTCTCCCTGTGAACAGAGTTGGAGAATTAAATAAAGCCCAAAGAGAATACATCTATTAATATAATGCAAACAAGTTGTTATTTACTTGATCTCTTTCTCAATGGTTTGCTGTTCCCTCATCAGCCTCCCAAGCTCCTTCTTCTTGTCCTTCAACTCCTCCTCCACATGGTCCATCTTTTTACGGTCCTTCTCAATCTCCTTGTTCCGCTGGCCCAACTCTTTGTTGAGTTTTTCAATCTCGGTCTCATTGTGGTATAACTTGAAGAGCTGCAACTGGACACTTGCCCTGGCAACTTCGTCCTTTAGACGCTGGTAACGTTCAGCCTGATGCGAGACAGGTTAAGGAACAGAGGTGATACACAGTGAGATGAGGTAGCCAATTCTATATAATACCTGAAAATACATAGTCCATTCATGTGGTGGATGTACTGTGAAATGTACATTTTGTAGATCAGTGTAGGTCACAGACAAAAATAAGGCAACTTTGTGCTATGACTTCAAAAATTGCATCTTgcataatactgtaaaaatggGTTTGACAGAGCTTGTTTAATATGATTAAGTTAATATCTACAGACTAAAATTAGCTTTCTAAGGGATAAAACTAGTAAATTACTAACGACAGGATGACAACACAGAGAAGAGAAAAGGGAGGTAAAAGATGCAATGATTGCTaaaatttgtgttttattgtttctgACATTCAATCTGCTGCTCTCATTGGAACAAATGTGAAAGAAAGCATATCTGTTGTTTAATTGAAAAATGCTGACACTATATTACTGTGTAaaatgaaaagtaaatgtaaatagaaGACTAGACCATCAGTTTTATTTAGAGTTCCACATTTCTTTCTAGGTGCATAAATCTAACACAAAGAACATACCTCCTCTTTCTCTTGTTTGGCTTCTTTGCGCTCAGCAGCAATGTTTTTCTTCCGATGGTAATTGAACTGCGTGTCCTCCTCTGCCTTCACCATCTCCTTCTTCCTCCGGTCGTACTCCTGGGCCAGTTCTCCAGAGCGGGAGATTTCCTCAAACAGAGCTGTTCGCTCTTTTGGGTTCTTCATTGCAATTGACTCCACAGCTCCCTAACAAGACAACAGACCAGGAACAAAAGAGGGTTACCTCTAGTAATTTATTTGCCTTTTTACTCCAATTGGCTGTGCTTGTATGCATGACCAGAGCACAAAAGGAGGTTTGGTACGAGTTTATAAAACAATACCAACATAAGATTTCACATTAAGCACTGATTTAGAACTACCATTAAAGTCTATGTTTCACCTTACACATCATTCAGGCTTTAATGGATACTTCGTAAGATAAGAGAATCATATATGCATTAAAACCAATTTAATATGTAACGCTTCTCTTCAACTTTTAGAATCAGTCCTACCTGGAAGACCAGAAAGTTCCTGGCCTTGATCAGAATGCCAAGTTTTTCCAACTCTTCACTGTATTCAGGCAGGCCAACCACCTTGTTATTGATACGGTACTCAGAGGAAGCACCTGAAGCAAAAATGAGCATGCACATTACAAATGATGACAAAAACATGCACTGGATGGCTTAAGTAGGAAGCTACAGAAAGATGTCTAATTAGATATTTTTATGACGCAGACAACATTGATGAATTCTTGGCAAAACAACTGAAATAAAATCCAATTCACTACCAGTGGAAGCCCGTACCAATAATGACCCTTGTGAAAGATCGCTCCTCTCCGTTATCCTCCTGATAAACCATGCTGACAAAAGCTCTGTTGGCAGCTGGTTTCCCTACAGGTGCTCCATGGATAAGATCCTTCAGAGTCTTCACACGCAGGTTACTGGTCTTCTCCGCCAACACAAAGCTGATGGCATCCATAAGGTTGGATTTTCCTAAAGGGAATTAATAATTGCAATATGAAGTTACCTTATCCAAACACACAGAGAAGCTTCAATttataaatacacatacatattttTGACAAGCTTCACCCTGGTTGCTAAATACAATCCAAGTTCATTATGTATAGTTTATACAGATGAGATAATACTATGCAGAAATGTTGAATGAACTGAAACATTGTAGTAATTATCAATActataaaaaataacaacaaatcaagtattttccttttACGTAGAGTCTGGTAGATTTAACCCTGTATATGGAATGTATGCTTACAGAAACAAAGCATATTTAATAATAGCAGTGGCCAAATATTCAGTTTTGCCTGTTGCATACAAACATACAGCTATGACATGAGGATCATTAATCACAAAGCATAAGCGTATTGCAGCACAGCTTTAAAATATGCATTCGCAATCCAACAGAACACGAAAAGTGTAGACATAACTTTTTGACATAAACTGCATATTTTAACATCAACGTTGCACTATAACACTGTTTACCGCTAGCAGATGTTAGcaagcagttagcattagctgtGAGTTGTCTAAGGCTGTCACAACATACCAGATCCATTGGGTCCAATGATTGCTGTGAACTTATGAAAAGGTCCGATGATCTGTCGTCCTTTGTATGACTTGAAATTTTCAATTTCTATTAGTTTTAAATAACCCATCTTTGTTAAACTGATGTCACTGATTTGAAAGAAACTGCACCGATTACCATCCAGTTAGCTAGTTAATGCTAACTACCGATGTTTACCTAGCTGGCTATATCAAAGAAGATGCATGCACGCAAAGGACTTAACCGGTTTGCGCAACCTAGAACTGACTCATGCAAAAGTCATACTACTAACGGCATCTTATTTCAAAGAACTATGCAGCCCAAAAATCTTAATAAAATAGCCGCGGTTGGCTGTAACAACAATGCGCCATTTTACAATCCGACAGGAAGACGCCTGAGCGCGCGAGATCCATAGTATCATAAATTCTCGCGAGATCTAATTGTGACCTAGACTGAGGAGGTTTGTTTTCTgttagtttcacagttttacctaATAAGATGTCTGATGCATTCATTTAATAAACCCGTCATACTGTTTACAAATACAATACTCGTTATTTGTTGTGAAAAATATATATCGAGTAGTGGTAAAATAAAATGTTGCCATGGTTACCAAGAGTCTACAACACAACGGAGTCCACTATTAGAGAAGCAGCTGTTTTACTGAGTCTGAATGAGTCTGAAAGTGTGTGAATTAAAAGAAATACAAGTTATCTTCATGCATCAGTAAAGTCACAGGTAAGCTTCTCAAGGTCCTGTGATCATTCCTTTTTATTGGTAATTCAACTAAGTCTTACAGCATGCATTCAATGAAGATAGCTCGTCAGGTCATGATATTCAAGCAATGTGACAAGTAATTTCATTGAACTGGAAAAGGATATTCCAGTATACGACAAGGTAAGCCATATATATTAAAAAAGGATTAGAATTTCTTTGTGTGCGcatataaatatgtaataaatatgTGTGGCCTAAATACGTCTGTAATACACTGTAACTAATTCAGGCTCATGCATGTAATATATGTACAGAATAATAGTAACACACACTATTATTTCTTGATTAAGATGTCAAATTAAAGTCATTAGCTCACATTCCTGAACAGAAAATGTAGTTTAAGTGGTTGAATGTTATTAATTTGTGATTTCTCAGAGAAGCCCAGTGAGCCTGCTCAGATTTAGTGTAAAGAGGTCAGTTCAGTTTGAAATTACTCATTGTTGATCAAAAGGTTAAAAAGTCAAGAGTCCACATTAAAGCACTTCATGATGCTGGATGGTCCTGAACAGGTGGTCTAATGAAATTGTTAAGCAGTCTATTTATGATTTCAATTAATTAAAACACTGCACTGTATATACACTAAATCTGTTTGTTCCAACTACAGGATGTAATGTTGTATGTGGGGTCTCTTCAAACAGGTTTACTTGAGTTTGTCACAATGTACAAAGTGGATTTGCCTGTAGATGACTCCACAGAAAGGGTTGTGGAGAGGCGGAGGTCTGCAGAAACAGCACGCAAAGCCCGAATCTTTAACTCCCGACTCCGGGTGATAGGCATCGACTCTGATGCTCTTAACCAGCAGGTCCATGAGAAAAACCATCAGCAAAACATGGAGAAACAACGGGACAAGGCTTTTGGTAAGACAGAGCAGGATGAGAGTCATTAAATCAGCTGAATCACTGCTCACTCAGGAATTTTTAGGAATAGCAGACCCCCTCTgttattaaaacacacacaactacGTTTCAGATAACCTCCGACTGAGTCATGATGAAGCACTGCTGCAACAAGATATTAATGAAAAAGAGAAGCGAGCAGCTTTACAGTCTGATCTGACTCAGTACTGGGCCACTTATCAACGTGTGGAGGACTCTCGTGATGCTGATCTCAAATGTGACCTGAAGAGGGCATTGAGGATCACCATTCCAGAGAGTGAGCTGGGCCCTGCCAGTATGCAAATGTTTGAGGTAGGGTTTGTGAGCAAATGCTTGGTGGTGAGAAaagagcaataaaataaaaatggtttaataAATTATAATATATTAATCTTTTATGTTATATTAAATGTTTAATGTACAGGGAGAGGGTATAGGAGAGGAACAAAAAAggaaagaacaaataaaaatgacagaaagaGATCTACGAGCACAGAAGGAAGACAATGAGAGAAGACGGATGAGAGAGAATCACCAAGGTGAGGAAACAAGCACAAGCACACACTGGAAAACACACTGTGTTCACTGATGAGCTAACATGCTGTACACTATAGCCTCTGTAAATCACACACATGCTTCAAGCTTTGCTGCACAAACAATCACACACTCCTACGCACAGCCCTTAGCACCAGGTGGCATTGATGAATGCTCATCCCAGAGTGCTGttatgtatgtgtgagtgtgtcacTGAAGAGCTTGAACAGTGGATAATGCAGGTGTGAAAACCACACAGTAGGTGATTTctaactgtatgtgtttgtgttacaGCCATGCTTGTAGGCAAGGAGCTGGTGTATCAAGACCTTAGAGGGGTTCAGCTGCGTGCACTAGAAGAGGAGTGTGCAAAAGCTACTCGCATTGCACTTGACAACTACAATCAGGCTCTGGTACaatacacacatgtgcacacacacacagatggacacacactgcCAGCTGAGATGAAGGCTCTCAGCAGAGTCCAGTGGGGGTTTGGGCTGTGACGTGGTGTCCTCAGGAGGGATTTTGAAATTAAAATTAGTAATTGAAAATGTTAAGTGATGCATGCACATGCTTTCTGGAGGAAGCTTGCTATCATATTAGTTGATTCAAAGCAACATGGATGGTTAAACTGCTCTGATGTATGCGTGGGCCCTGTCTGCTTTTAAAAAAAACCATTCAGCTCTCCTCATTTGCCATAAATGCACTCTGGTGAATCCTCCATTGGGAAAGATCATTATAAATCCTTCaggtcatgttatttttttcatgacaATTATGCGGTTTCTCTAATAACCACTCACATGCATGATGcacaaacaaatatgaatgacTGAGTAGATCCCTCTGGAGGACATTCAGCATATGGCTGACTCTTGACTCTATGATAGAAGTAACCACATAGTAGAGGTTGGGTTTCAACCGATATTCATTATCAAGGGAATAATCAGTCAGCTGCCTCTGGATCAGTGGTTAGGCCTTTACATGTTTGTGTTCCCTACAGGCTgcagaacaggcagaaaaactgaaggaacagcgcaggagagaggaaagagagaatCTTGATGAGATTTGGCACACAGCGACATCTGACATGATGACAGAGTGTGCAGAGGCAGCAGAACGAGGGCCCGGAGGAGGACGGCCTCCTCAGGTgttgacagacaggtggaaggggATGAGCCCTGAGCAGCTGAGTGCCATCCACAGGGAAAGAGACGCACAGCGACGTGAGAAACAGGTACTGGAGTCAgcctagaaaaaaatgaaattaccataatgtTCCTCAAAATAACTTTAAAACTCAGGTTCAAAACTTTAGGCAGCAAATTAAAGGGAAAACCAACACCTTGGAAGATGATggtttttcattgtattttgatGATGCTTCACTGGTTTTTCAACTCAATTGAGATCTTAGTGGTAAAGTCCTAGGATATTATTCCCATCCAGTGACAACCCAGAAGAAATTAGATATAGGCCTGTTTGACAAtgttgtgtgattcactcaatcactggctgtgttctgtGGCAGATGCCATGCAGTTATATAGTTCCCACTCTATAATAATGCATTACATACTTTCTGTGGCTGCCTGTTGGTTTtgcatgcagacccaaatgctgcttgaatagacagtttTCTCCTCATGATTATTAGACTTTACTGTAGTTCAGATTTAATTCCCCTCACCATATAAACGTTTATTATAAATTACACGTGCACAGTAGACCACTCGCTCttcctccaatacaagagataggagaaccTCAGGGTGCAAAAATTTGCACACAAACACCACCCACAgaagtaaacgtcacatcccgaaaagaatGAATACAATTACATAGCAAATTGGTCACTTAGCAGTACAATGGGTgtatagctcagtaggtaatgcATCAAACTCCTGGATTTGATTCCCGGCTGAAGTGGTTGTTTTTTTCTGCACTTTTTTAAATGGGGGGGTGTGGTGCCAAGGGCACCGGTAAGCACATCCACCATTGCCATCACTTTCACACTCATCAAACCACCTAGAACCATGCGATTACTGCTGTAATGTAACAAGTTGCTGGTTATTAGTTAGCCTGTTAAAAAATAACATAACTGAGGCTATTGTTATAAACTGGACAATGAagcttaaaataaaaacatggacCCTTTACACTATGGATGATAaactagttcaggggccacatacagttgAATATGATCTCACataggctggaccagtaaaataatagcatcataacctgtaaacaatgacaactccagattttcctttttattttactgcacaaaaagtaaaattactttatgaaaatgtttacatttacaaactatcctttcccagtttaaagtgaataacctgaagaaccatgaacaacctgtaatttctgaagaaaaataagtgcagttttaacaatattatgcctcagcttctcatttacacatcatAGTGAatctaaaaaaaccccaaatattaGAGTTTTTAAATTAAAAGTACTATAatcttggatttaaaaaaaaaagtcctgcacTGAGAGACGTTCTTATGCAGTGACGTGGCCTCCTGCCTTTGCATGGTGAGGTTGTCATAGCCGAGGACTGGCAGCCTCATGTTCCTTGGAACATTGCACACTAATTTGATTGGTAGATAAGGGACGATGCAAATTCAATCAAgacctaaacaaaaacaaaaatggataaTGGA
Coding sequences:
- the smc1a gene encoding structural maintenance of chromosomes protein 1A, with product MGYLKLIEIENFKSYKGRQIIGPFHKFTAIIGPNGSGKSNLMDAISFVLAEKTSNLRVKTLKDLIHGAPVGKPAANRAFVSMVYQEDNGEERSFTRVIIGASSEYRINNKVVGLPEYSEELEKLGILIKARNFLVFQGAVESIAMKNPKERTALFEEISRSGELAQEYDRRKKEMVKAEEDTQFNYHRKKNIAAERKEAKQEKEEAERYQRLKDEVARASVQLQLFKLYHNETEIEKLNKELGQRNKEIEKDRKKMDHVEEELKDKKKELGRLMREQQTIEKEIKEKDSELNQKRPQYIKAKENTSHKIKKLEAARKSLQNAQKMYKKRKGDMDELDKEMRAVELAKQEFEERMEEEAQSQGQDLTLEENQVKQYHRLKEEASKRAATLAQELEKFNRDQKADQDRLDLEERKKVETEAKIKQKIREIEENQKRIEKLEDYITTSRQSLDEQKRMEEELTEEVEMAKRRIDEINMELNQVMEQLGDARIDRQENSRQQRKAEIMESIKRLYPGSVYGRLIDLCQPTQKKYQIAVTKVLGKNMDAIIVDSEKTGRDCIQYIKEQRGEPETFLPLDYLEVKPTDEKLRELRGAKLVIDVIRYEPPHIKKALQYACGNALVCENVEDARRIAFGGPYRHKTVALDGTLFQKSGVISGGASDLKAKARRWDEKAVDKLKEKKEKLTEELKEQMKAKRKEAELRQVQSQAHGLQMRLKYSQSDLEQTKTRHLSLNMQEKSKLESELANFGPRINDIKRIIQSREREITDLRDRMNLVEDEVFVEFCKEIGVRNIREFEEEKVKRQNEIAKKRLEFETQKTRLGIQVDYEKNQLKEDQEKVMMWEQTVKKDEAEIERLKKEEHRHMKIIDETMAQLQDLKNQHLTKKSEVNDKNHEMEEIRKKLGGANKELTQLQKEVTAIETKLEQKRSDRHNLLQACKMQDIRLPLRSGTMDDISQGEGSSQTDESSSQRTSSSVLAKEALIEIDYSNLSEDLKDALSEEEIKAETNTLQQRLNEQQSVLQRISAPNMKAMEKLESVRDKFQETSDEFEAARKRAKKAKQAFEQIKKERFDRFNTCFESVATNIDEIYKALSRNSSAQAFLGPENPEEPYLDGINYNCVAPGKRFRPMDNLSGGEKTVAALALLFAIHSYKPAPFFVLDEIDAALDNTNIGKVANYIKDQSVQNFQAIVISLKEEFYTKADSLIGVYPEQGDCVISKVLTFDLSQYPDANPNPNE
- the ribc1 gene encoding RIB43A-like with coiled-coils protein 1, whose amino-acid sequence is MLYVGSLQTGLLEFVTMYKVDLPVDDSTERVVERRRSAETARKARIFNSRLRVIGIDSDALNQQVHEKNHQQNMEKQRDKAFDNLRLSHDEALLQQDINEKEKRAALQSDLTQYWATYQRVEDSRDADLKCDLKRALRITIPESELGPASMQMFEGEGIGEEQKRKEQIKMTERDLRAQKEDNERRRMRENHQAMLVGKELVYQDLRGVQLRALEEECAKATRIALDNYNQALAAEQAEKLKEQRRREERENLDEIWHTATSDMMTECAEAAERGPGGGRPPQVLTDRWKGMSPEQLSAIHRERDAQRREKQRQRDQEKFLEAALAMQRLKLTKEAEEEEKRAAELTRQKRIELDQYNMLLAKEQQAHQEYLNKKLYTNKPTKDYFNQFNTSSR